CTAAAACAAAGGTTGAAATTACAATTCCGACAACAGTAGCAAAAACATATTTAAAAAATTCTTTCATGTGCTTGGTAAGTATTTAATTTGTAAAGATATAAAACTGAAAGGGCATCTTATACTTATTTACAACGTGTTTTGTAATAAAATCGAAGCCAATTCATTAATTTAAAAGCTGTGCAGTAGCCATCAAATATGCAATTAGAGAAACAAAAAACGTATTTGTTACTAGGAAGTAATTTAGGGGATAGAGAATCGTACCTAAATAACGCATTAAAGCTAATTGCAGAAGAGGTTGGAGAGATTAAATCAAAGTCTTCTATTTATGAAACAGCTGCATGGGGCAAAACGGACCAACCTGGGTTTTTGAATTTAGCAGTTGAGATAGAAACTAGTTTAACACCATTAGCGTTATTGAAAACTGTGCTGAAAATAGAAGAATCTTTAGGTAGAGTTAGGGAAGAAAGATGGGGCGCTAGATTAATAGACATTGATATTATTCTTTATGGGAGTGAAATCATTAGCATAACTGATGAACTTCAAATTCCTCATCCAGAAATGGAGAACCGAAAATTTGTGATGGAGCCACTAGCAGAAATAGCACCGGATTTAATTCATCCCTTACTGCATAAAAGTGTATCAGAAATATTAACAAGTTTAAAAGATACTTTATCGGTTTCAAAAATATAATTTCTTATTTTTACTGTAATGATCAACCAAAAGAAAAACGAACAACCTCTTGATTTATCGTACTTAAGAGACATGTCTGGTGATAGCGCAGAGTTTATGATTGAAATGTTAGATGCATTTCAAAAACAAACACCTATTTATATGGCAGATTTAGAGAAAGCCATAGAAGCCGAAAACTGGAAAGCTACATCTGAGTGTGCCCATAAAATGAAACCTACTTTTTATTATGTGGGTAGGGAAGATGCTCGCGATCACATGCAAGAAATTGAACGTAATGCTCGTGAATTAAAAGATATAGAAAACATCCCAACCGCTTTTGCTGAAGCTAAAGACTTTGTAGAAATTCTTTACAAACAATTAGATGATGCTAGAGACGAGCTTAAAAAGCGACTTTAGCTAGTTGATTTTGGTTCGCTTCTAAAGTGTAGTATTGAAAGACTGATGTACAATACTAGTATGAAGGGAATTGCAACAAACTTTAAGAAGCCAATCAGTATTAAAGATGCGATTAGAAAAACAAACTTGAATTTGTTTTTTGCCCAGCTTGTATCGCCTAGCTTGAAAGAGAAAATTTTAATTTCACTAACTAACAGATAGCTTGTAATTGCAATAATTGCGATTAACGTGATTGATGAACCAATTATTTCAGGATAATCTTTAGCAATAAATGGCAATGAAACAATGAATAGTGTATTCATTGGTGTATTTAAGCCAATAAAATCTTGTGTTTGCCTTTCATCTATATTAAATTTAGCTAAGCGCAAAGCAGAAAAAACTGTAATTACAAAACCTAAATAAGGCAAATATTCAGAACTGTAATCGCTCAGTTTTAATAGCTGAAACATTACTACTCCAGGTAAAAAACCAAAGCTTACCATATCTGCTAAAGAATCAAGTTCTTTTCCAATCGCCGATTTTACATTTAACAATCGAGCAACCATTCCATCAAAAAAGTCGAAAATTCCTGATAATAAAACAAAATAGGCCGAGACTTCTAAGTCTCCTTTAAATGCAAAGACTACACCTATGCAACCAGAGAATAAATTTGCGCAGGTTATGGCATTTGGAATGTGTTTTTTCATGTTAATAAAGGTAAAAGCTGAAAGACTAAAGTCTAAAGCATTATCGCCATCGCTTTAGTCTTTCTAACTTTGGTCTTTAGTCTTTTTAGCCGTTCATTCCCAATAAAAACTCTTCATTGGTTTTGGTGCCTTTAATTTGCGCTTGTACCAATTCCATTGCTTCTTGAGAGTTCATGTCTGCCAAGTGGTTACGTAATACCCAAATGCGTTGTAGATTTTCTCTATCTAATAATAAATCGTCTCTACGTGTGCTTGAAGCTGTAATATCAATAGCAGGGAAGATACGTTTGTTAGATAATTTACGATCTAACTGAAGCTCCATGTTACCAGTACCTTTAAATTCTTCGAAGATCACCTCATCCATTTTAGAACCTGTATCGGTTAATGCAGTAGCTAAAATTGTTAATGAACCACCTTTTTCAATGTTACGGGCAGCTCCAAAGAAACGTTTTGGTTTATGTAATGCATTTGCATCAACACCACCAGATAAAATTTTACCAGAAGCTGGGGCTGTTGTATTGTAAGCTCTTGCTAAACGAGTAATCGAATCTAAAAGGATAACCACATCATGACCACATTCTACCAAACGCTTAGATTTCTCTAAAACAATGTTGGCAATTTTTACGTGGCGCTCTGCTGGTTCATCAAATGTAGAAGCAATAACTTCTGCTCTTACACTACGAGCCATATCAGTAACCTCTTCCGGACGCTCATCAATTAATAGAATAATCAAATAAACTTCTGGGTGGTTTTTAGCAATCGCGTTAGCAACCTCTTTTAATAAATTGGTTTTACCAGTTTTTGGTTGTGCAACAATTAAACCACGCTGACCTTTACCAATTGGGGTAAATAAGTCCATGATACGGGTTGAGTAATTGCTGCTATCTGTAAATAAATTTAATTTTTCTGTTGGGAAAAGCGGAGTTAGGTAATCAAATGGAACTCTATCACGCACATCTGCAGGGATACGACCATTAATGCTCACTACTTTTACTAATGGGAAATATTTTTCGCCTTCTTTTGGCGGACGGATACTTCCATTAACGGTATCTCCAGTTTTTAAGCCAAATAATTTAATCTGCGATTGAGATACATAAATATCATCTGGTGATGAAAGATAGTTGTAATCTGCAGAACGTAAAAAACCATATCCATCAGGCATAATCTCTAAAACACCTTCATTAGTAATGGTATTGTCGAAATCTAAGTTAGAGTAACTGGTTTCGTTACTTTTATGATTTCCACCGTTTTGGTTTGGATTATTTTGGTTGGGGTTATTTTGTCCTTTTTGAGGGCGATTATTATTTTCTCTTGGTGCTCTTTCTTCACCAGCAGGTTTTTCATCACCTGTTGCAACTTCTTTAGCTTCTTTAACAGGTCTTGCTTCTCTTGGCAACCTGTCTTTTTTATTTAGCTGATTTGGGTTAATTGGAGCAGCAGGTTTATTTGCTTGATTTTGCAACTTCTCAGCAATAGTTTCCATGCGCTGTGGGTCGCTCACAAAATCTGGTGGTAAAGTTACAACTGGTGGCTCAATCTCTTCAACTTCTGCTATAGGTTCGGTTTCTGGTTCTTGTCTGCGAGTTTGAGGTTCATCAAACAAAGT
The sequence above is drawn from the Pedobacter frigiditerrae genome and encodes:
- the rho gene encoding transcription termination factor Rho, which produces MFNKTELTEKLTAELRELAKNEGVTNADDLRKTDLIEQILIQQTNKSTTTEVIAETAAPVKEARPKLVKESSDKPLAKKRARISKDDKPQQPERDRVTLFDEPQTRRQEPETEPIAEVEEIEPPVVTLPPDFVSDPQRMETIAEKLQNQANKPAAPINPNQLNKKDRLPREARPVKEAKEVATGDEKPAGEERAPRENNNRPQKGQNNPNQNNPNQNGGNHKSNETSYSNLDFDNTITNEGVLEIMPDGYGFLRSADYNYLSSPDDIYVSQSQIKLFGLKTGDTVNGSIRPPKEGEKYFPLVKVVSINGRIPADVRDRVPFDYLTPLFPTEKLNLFTDSSNYSTRIMDLFTPIGKGQRGLIVAQPKTGKTNLLKEVANAIAKNHPEVYLIILLIDERPEEVTDMARSVRAEVIASTFDEPAERHVKIANIVLEKSKRLVECGHDVVILLDSITRLARAYNTTAPASGKILSGGVDANALHKPKRFFGAARNIEKGGSLTILATALTDTGSKMDEVIFEEFKGTGNMELQLDRKLSNKRIFPAIDITASSTRRDDLLLDRENLQRIWVLRNHLADMNSQEAMELVQAQIKGTKTNEEFLLGMNG
- the folK gene encoding 2-amino-4-hydroxy-6-hydroxymethyldihydropteridine diphosphokinase, whose protein sequence is MQLEKQKTYLLLGSNLGDRESYLNNALKLIAEEVGEIKSKSSIYETAAWGKTDQPGFLNLAVEIETSLTPLALLKTVLKIEESLGRVREERWGARLIDIDIILYGSEIISITDELQIPHPEMENRKFVMEPLAEIAPDLIHPLLHKSVSEILTSLKDTLSVSKI
- a CDS encoding Hpt domain-containing protein, whose amino-acid sequence is MINQKKNEQPLDLSYLRDMSGDSAEFMIEMLDAFQKQTPIYMADLEKAIEAENWKATSECAHKMKPTFYYVGREDARDHMQEIERNARELKDIENIPTAFAEAKDFVEILYKQLDDARDELKKRL
- the pssA gene encoding CDP-diacylglycerol--serine O-phosphatidyltransferase: MKKHIPNAITCANLFSGCIGVVFAFKGDLEVSAYFVLLSGIFDFFDGMVARLLNVKSAIGKELDSLADMVSFGFLPGVVMFQLLKLSDYSSEYLPYLGFVITVFSALRLAKFNIDERQTQDFIGLNTPMNTLFIVSLPFIAKDYPEIIGSSITLIAIIAITSYLLVSEIKIFSFKLGDTSWAKNKFKFVFLIASLILIGFLKFVAIPFILVLYISLSILHFRSEPKSTS